The sequence GGGAGCACCAACGTCACAGGCCCGGGCATGTATGCGGTGGCCAGTTGCTGCGCCTCGACAGTGACCCGCGCTACCTGCGACAGCATTGCCGGGTGCGGCAGAACGATCGGGAGCGCCTTGTCCGACGCACGGCCCTTGGCCTCGGTGAGCCGTTGCAGCGCCGCCTCGTCGTCGGCGCGGCAGGCGAGGCCGTAGACCGTCTCGGTAGGCAGGATGACGAGCTTCCCTGCGATCAGGGCCTGCGCCGCCACAGCCACAGCGTGCGGGTCCGGATCCAGGGGATCGCTGAGCAGCACCTCAGCGGACATGGAGGATCACCACGCGCTCGATGCCGGAGAGGTCGGGCAGGATCTCGACCTCACCGAAGGGCGCGAACATGTCGGCGACATCGGTCTCCTGGGCATAGCCGACCTCGACGCCGAGCAGGCGGAGGTGGGGCAGGCGGCCGATCTGGTCGGTGAGCACCCGGTAGCCTTCCAGCCCGTCGCGCGCGGGCGAGGTGACCGCTACCCGCGGCTCGGCGTGGACTTCGGGGTCGAGCATTCCCATCTCATTGGGGCGGACATACGGCGGGTTGCACACGAGCACGCCGACGCGGTCCGCCAGCCCGGACGCGAACACGGGCTCCAAGTACGAGCCCGCCAGGAGCGTCACGCGCTCTGCGAGGCCGAGGAAGCGCGCGTTCTCTCCGGCCAGCTCCACTGCGGGCTCCGAGATGTCCGTGAGAACGACGCGCAGGCCGGGCGTGCGGGACGCGAGAGCCAGGCCGATGCCGCCGGCGCCGCAGCCGATGTCGGCCAGCAGCTCCGTCGGCTCCAGGCCGACTTGCGGCAGGCGCTCCAGCACGGCCTCGACCAGCAACTCCGTCTCATGGCGCGGAACCAGCGCCCGGTCATCCGTGCGCAAGTCCAGGCCGGCGAAGTACGTGGTGCGGGTGACATAGCGGAGGGGCATGCGGCCCTGGCGCAGGTGCAGCAACTCGCGGATGAGACGCTCCTCGGACGGGGCCAACGGGTCGCGCAGCTTCAGGAGCACGTCATTGGGCCGCAGGTCCAGCACGTGCGCCATAAGGACCCGCGCATCGTGGTCGGCCTCATTCACACCGGCCGCCGCTAACGAAGCGGCGCCCTCCTTGTAGAGCGCGCCGATGGTGGTGGTCATTGCGCAAGCTCCTGGAGCTTGCGTTGACGCTCGTCTTCCGCAAGCGCTTCGAGTAGTTCCCCGATCTCCCCGGCCAGCAGCACCGGCAAGTTGTGCAGCGTCAGGTTGATGCGGTGGTCGGTCAGGCGATCCTGGGGGAAGTTGTAGGTCCGGATCTTCTCGCTGCGGTCGCCGCTCTTGACTTGCTCCTTGCGCGTCTTCGCCAGTTCGGCCGCCTGCTGCTGCATCCGCATGTCATACAGCCGGGCGCGCAGCAGGCGTAGCGCCCGCTCCTTGTTCTGCCCCTGCGAACGCTGGTCGGAGCAGGCCACCGTCAGCCCCGTAGGCCTGTGGGTGACGCGCACGGCCGTCTCGTTCTTCTGCATGTGCTGGCCGCCGGGGCCGCCGGCGCGGAAGTTCTCGAACTCCAGCTCGCTCGGGTCCAGCTCGACGTCCACTTCCTCGACCTCGGGCAACACCGCGACCGTGGCGGCGGAGGTGTGGATGCGGCCCTGCGACTCGGTAACGGGCACGCGCTGCACGCGGTGGACACCGCTCTCGTGCCGGAGGGTCCCGTAGGCGCCGCGCCCGCGGATCTCCAGCACGGCCTCCTTGTAGCCGCCCATCTCGCCCAGCGTCGCGTCGGCGAGCTCTGTCTGCCAGCCGCGCAGCTCCGCGAGCTTCAGGTACATGTTCAGCAGGTCGCCCGCGAAGAGCGCCGCCTCCTCGCCGCCGGTGCCCGCGCGGATCTCCAGGACGGCGTTCTTGTCGTCCATGGGGTCCTTGGGCAGGAGCATCTTGAGCAGCTCGTGCTCCAGGTGCGCCACCTTCTCGGCGGCTTCCTGGCCGGAGGCTTCGAGGAACTCGCGCATCTCGGCGTCCTCGGTTTCGGTCAGCAGTGCCTCGGCCTCGGTCTGGTCGGTCTGCGCCTGCTTGTACTCGCGGTAGGCGCGCACGAGCGGCGCCAACTCGGAGTGGCGGACGGATAGATCGCGGAAGCGGTTCTGATCGCTGAGCACGGTCGGATCACTGAGCTGTTGCTCCAGCTCAGACAGCTCCTTGACCATGCCGGCGAAGGTGATGTCGAAATCCATGGTGGGTCGTGCCTATTCGGCGGCGGCGACAGCCGTCGCGGGTGACTCCGGGGACAGCTTTCCGTCCATCGCGGCGCCCAGGGGCGCCGGGAAGCCATCGGGCAGCGGGACCTCGGGCGCCACGGTGGACAGGGCGTAGATGGCGACGCGGATCTGCTCCTCGCTCGGGTGACGAGTCGTGAGCCGCTGCATGAGCAGGCCTGGCTGTGCCATGGCCCGCGACAGGAGCGAAGTGCGGTGCCGCCCGCCGTAGCGGATGATCTCATACGCGATGGCCGCCACGATCGGGATCATCAGGATGCGCAGCAGCATGAGTTGCCACATCACGTCCGGGTACGGCAGTACCGCCCCGACGAGGATCTTCACGACGATGAAGACCAGCAGGAAAGCCGTGCCGCAGCGCGGATGCAACGGGCTGTAGCGCCGGCAGTTCTCCAGCGTCACCGGCTCGCCGGCCTCGTAGCAGTTGATCGTCGCGTGCTCGGCCCCGTGGTACTGGAACAGTCGCCGGATGTCGGACATGGCCGAGATGCTGGCGATGTAGCCCAGGATGATGCAGAGCCGCACGACGCCCTCGATCAGGTTCTTGACCAGGTCGCTGGGGTCGTGCAGCAGCAGCTTCACCAGCGCCGCCGGCAGGAGGATGAAGAGCCCCAGGCCGATCAGCATGGACGGCAGCAACGCCAGCCAGATCGCCCACCCCATGTCCGACTGCTTCTTGGGCGGCTTCTGGTGCTTGCCCTCGGCCTCGGCCTGTGCGGCCTCCTTCTCGGCGGCCTCGCGGTCCAGTTGCTGCTGCTCCTCCACGAGCACGTTGAAGGAGAAGATGAGCGACCGGAGCCCGAGCATGAGCGTGTCCACGAGCGCCACGTTGCCGCGCACCAGCGGCCACTTCGCCCAGCGGTGCTTGTGGGTAAAGTCGAGGATCCGCTGGGATATGACACCGATGGTGCCATCCTTGCGCTGGACCGCGGCGCCCCACGAATCGGTGCCGCGCATCATGACGCCTTCCATGATGGCCTGCCCGCCGTAGAAGTGCTTTTCCTCAGCCATGTCCTGACCTGTCGCGGGTGTTGCGAACAATGGCCCAGGCCGCGAGGGCCTGGGCCACCAGTGTGCGAGGACGAGGGCCGCTACTTGTTCTGGTAGCGGTCCT comes from bacterium and encodes:
- a CDS encoding peptide chain release factor N(5)-glutamine methyltransferase encodes the protein MTTTIGALYKEGAASLAAAGVNEADHDARVLMAHVLDLRPNDVLLKLRDPLAPSEERLIRELLHLRQGRMPLRYVTRTTYFAGLDLRTDDRALVPRHETELLVEAVLERLPQVGLEPTELLADIGCGAGGIGLALASRTPGLRVVLTDISEPAVELAGENARFLGLAERVTLLAGSYLEPVFASGLADRVGVLVCNPPYVRPNEMGMLDPEVHAEPRVAVTSPARDGLEGYRVLTDQIGRLPHLRLLGVEVGYAQETDVADMFAPFGEVEILPDLSGIERVVILHVR
- the prfA gene encoding peptide chain release factor 1, giving the protein MDFDITFAGMVKELSELEQQLSDPTVLSDQNRFRDLSVRHSELAPLVRAYREYKQAQTDQTEAEALLTETEDAEMREFLEASGQEAAEKVAHLEHELLKMLLPKDPMDDKNAVLEIRAGTGGEEAALFAGDLLNMYLKLAELRGWQTELADATLGEMGGYKEAVLEIRGRGAYGTLRHESGVHRVQRVPVTESQGRIHTSAATVAVLPEVEEVDVELDPSELEFENFRAGGPGGQHMQKNETAVRVTHRPTGLTVACSDQRSQGQNKERALRLLRARLYDMRMQQQAAELAKTRKEQVKSGDRSEKIRTYNFPQDRLTDHRINLTLHNLPVLLAGEIGELLEALAEDERQRKLQELAQ
- a CDS encoding DUF1385 domain-containing protein, translating into MAEEKHFYGGQAIMEGVMMRGTDSWGAAVQRKDGTIGVISQRILDFTHKHRWAKWPLVRGNVALVDTLMLGLRSLIFSFNVLVEEQQQLDREAAEKEAAQAEAEGKHQKPPKKQSDMGWAIWLALLPSMLIGLGLFILLPAALVKLLLHDPSDLVKNLIEGVVRLCIILGYIASISAMSDIRRLFQYHGAEHATINCYEAGEPVTLENCRRYSPLHPRCGTAFLLVFIVVKILVGAVLPYPDVMWQLMLLRILMIPIVAAIAYEIIRYGGRHRTSLLSRAMAQPGLLMQRLTTRHPSEEQIRVAIYALSTVAPEVPLPDGFPAPLGAAMDGKLSPESPATAVAAAE